A stretch of DNA from Bactrocera neohumeralis isolate Rockhampton chromosome 6, APGP_CSIRO_Bneo_wtdbg2-racon-allhic-juicebox.fasta_v2, whole genome shotgun sequence:
TAACACCCTTATTGCTTTAAACCACTGATAAGGTTCGGTAGTAGTTTTTACACCTAAAAAATTTACCACATACCATACAATATATTTACTTTCATGATTACAATTtatctttttaatattataatttggaCTTATTTTTACGTGATCCAAAAGCAACCAAAGCATTTGCGAACTCCTCCGTGGTAAAACGCTTGTTAAGTTCCTCGGACTCAGCGTTCAGCGCCCGATACAACGCCTCTTTCTCATGCATACGAATGAGAGATTTAGATATTTTCATTGACTCCGGGGGTAGTTCTGAGAAGTCTCTAATTGCTGGCCAAATATGTGAATCTAACGTGTTGTCTTCAAATACccttgaaacaaaattaaagttgTAAGCTTCCTGAGCACTCAGTTTTTGGGACAATAATAGCATTTCGTTTGCTTTGGAGCGTCCAAGtattaaaggaaataaataGGAAGAACAGCTTTCAGGCACAATACCTAATTTTGTAAATGGAGTCAGGAAATATGcctaaattatacaaaaaattagagatttcattttaattagAGTATGTAAAATTTGCTTACCTTGGATGAACACCACACAATGTCACAAAGTCCAGCCAATGTAGCTCCAATACCAATACAAGGTCCATTTACTAACGCCAAAGTCAATTTGGGACATTCAATTAGAGCGCTAAccatttctttaaatatatcgTTTGCTTCTTTAATTTGCGCTTCAATATCTGAACCGTCCATAACTTGCGATAAATCATTTCCAGAAGTGAAAAAATCTCCTTTGCCCGTTATAACCACTATTGTTACACTGTCATCTTTGGCCGCATGTCGCAATACCAAACCAAGCGCTCTATATCCTTTTCTATCAATACTATTGAGTTTTTCCGGCTTGTCAAATGATATCGTTAGGACTTTGTCCTGTACCTCAACATTAATTCCACTAACAGtcattttagtaatattttaagttctcgatacaaattgaaattataattcTTCCGGTTCTCCGAAAAACGCTAGCAATTAAAGTCCATTATTGTTATAAGCTTGCTTATCAATatgtgtaattattttttataatacaaataaaagagACGGTGATAAATGTTTATCAGAGAACGCGgactatattattattaataaacgtCAAAAAACTGGCATACGAACATATGTGTGTgggaaatttagaaaattcagattggaagatggttttccaatgtcaattgttttgacattttgtataatttatgttgattttgcaaataaaaaacattaccaGAGACAAGGTAAACagtgtatttaaataaattcttgtCTGTTCATAAAAATGACAGATTTTCTTGCTGAAAATAATGCTTGTGGGCAAAGTTTACTGCATATCGTTTCTGTAGGAAATTCGATAATTGCAGAAACATTACGCTTAAAGGATTACATTCCTGATATATATCGGTAAAGGACAAGTGTATAACAAAATTACCGAAGATTAATGCAATGAATATTTAGTTTAGAATCAAAGGCTGACGTTCAAAAGTATTCCGAAATTATATTGGATTTTAGCTACCTAAAAATAGCGGAGGCGCAGGAGCAAAAGATTGAGGAAAATCCAGTAAGACAGAAACTGATTTCTTAAATCCTcatttaaaagaattaatatTCTATCTCTTATCATTTTAGGAGTTGCAAGATTTAGATGACGAGGTACGTGAAAACTATTTGGACCTTTTAACGCGATTTTATCTGGCCTTTGAAAGTACACATCAGTATGCTGTGGATCTCAAGCAATTCATCGATGAATTGAATCGTGGCTACTACATTCAACAGACACTTGAATCTGTGTTACAAGATGTAGAAGGCAAACAGTTAATGGTAGTGGTCTTATTTATGATGTATGTTAATGCCAGCATTTATTAatacttattattattctaGTGCGAAGCATTATACTTGTTTGGCACGATGTTATTACTTCTTGATTATCATATACCGGGTATTGTGCGTGAACGCCTTTTAATATCATATTATCGATATAGTGCTGCAAAAGCGCAAGGTGATAGCAACATTGATGACGTTTGTATGTTATTGCGCTCCACCGGCTTCGTAGCAAACAATGAATCATCACCGTACAACGCAAAACTAACAACACCTTCACAGTATCCTGTCTCATACTTCTCACGCTTTACATTTGACCAAAACTTTATTGATATGGTAATTGGTCGTTTACGATGTGACGATCTTTACAACCAATTAGCCATTTATCCACATCCTGATCATCGCTCCACTGCTCTGTCTACACAGTCGGCAATGCTTTTCGTATGTCTTTTTTTCACACCACAAACCCTCCATTCTCAAGTAGCACAAATGCGGGAAATTGTGGACAAATTTTACGCCGATAATTGGGTAGTATCTATTTACATGGGTGTAACTGTTAACTTGATTGACGCGTGGGATGAATTTAAAGCAGCCAAAGCGGCTTTGGCGCCTGTGGTGGATACTGGTGTGAAGGGCTTCTGTTTGTTGCATAAGGAGAAAATGAACAAGACTTTGAAACAAACGCAGGAAATACTACGAGCAGGTGTTTTGAACGACGACTTTGTTCTACAGAACATCACAAAAATCATACCTCTAATGCGCCAATGTAACGTTTTACTACGATGGTACTTCACGCACACATCGAAAGCAGTGCTAGTGTTGACTCAGAATTCACAAAAGACTCAGCAGGTCGAACAACTAGTCTGCAATGAGTTAAACTATCGTAAGGAACAGTTATTAGAGCTTCTACTTGATTGTAGCCAGTTGGAGGCGGCCGTTAAGGATATATTGCGCGATTTAATGAACGCAAAAGCCGAACGATGGTCTAAGTTCAAGCATGAAGCTTTGGATCGTCTTAAAGAATTAGGCGAGGCATTTGGTGGCTCACGGCCGCTgtcaaaaatagaaaacaaccCACAACTGAAGTTGTGGTTCAGTGAAATAACTAAAGAAGTTGAAAAACTTAGTGcggaaaatgtgaatttttcgGGACGAACATTAATTCAACTGATACAAGCGCTCGAGGAGGTGGAGGAATTTCATAATTTGCAAGCAAACATGCAAGTGAAGCAGTATTTGTTGGAAACGCGTGAATTCTTACACCGCATGATACAGGTAAAGTAATATGGGCCTTCatgaattatatataattaaataagcaCGTATTTAACTTGTAGATAATTAATATCAAGGAAGATATCCTCATCAATATGCAATTGATCAGTGATTTGAGCTACGCCTGGCGCTTACTAGACCGTGATTTCACCGTAATCATGCAGGATTGCATTAAAAAGCAACCCAGGTCTGTAATACGGTTACGCGCAGCATTCCTTAAACTTGCCAGTGCACTGGAAATTCCTCTACTGCGTATAAACCAGGAACACAGTGAAGATCTTGTATCCGTCTCCAATTACTACAGCACCGAACTTGCTAATTACATGCGTAAAGTTTTGCAAATCATACCCGAAACCATGTTCAGCATAATGGCACGCATTATAAATTTACAAACGGAGGTGCTGCTCGAAATACCTACGCGCTTGGAAAAGGACAAGCTAAAGGAGTATGCACAGTTCGAAGACCGCTATACAATCGCTAAGCTAACACATTCAATTGCCATTTTCACCGAAGGCATACTAATGATGAAAAAGACACTGGTTGGTGTTATTGAACTTGACCCCAAACAGCTGCTTGAGGATGGCATACGTAAAGAACTCGTGCGACACCTGGCAAACGCGCTAAATCTGGGCTTGATCTTCACAACTACAACTAAAACGAAACAACAACCTATAGCTGAATTAGAAACGAAATTGCTAGCATTAGCCAAAATCATGGATGGCTACCGGCGTTCTTTTGAATACATACAGGATTACTTGAAAATACATGGCTTGAAGATTTTACAAGAAGAGCTAACACGCATTATCAACTACAATGTAGAAAAGGAATGCAATGCATTCTTGCGCAACAAGGTGCAAGATTGGCAGTCACGCTATCAGAGTCAAACTGTACCAATACCTAGTTTTCCGCCACTGCAAGGTGACGCCACGAAGTCGAATAATTTCATTGGTCGCTTGGCACACGAAATACTTCAATGTACGGATCCTAAGCGTACAATTTTTATAGAACTTAAAGCAACCTGGTATGAAAAACGTGCGCCacacaaagaaattctgaatggtTGCTTTTTCAGCAAAGTGCGTGAGGCAATCGGGCCGGCCGGTTTGGTCGGACTAGATCGCCTGTATTCGTACATGTTTGCAGCAGAACTCAAACAGAATctagaaaaaatgcaaaagaatttAGCTAATGATAATATGTGGTTAGAAGCATTAAATAGCTTAAGCGTCGAGTTGGAATCAAAACAATTTCCGGACACTAATTCATCAAACCCGTTAAAATTCTACGCAAATTATCATAATCGCTGGTTGAAAGTGTGGCCGACATTACTAGAATGGCTATTACAGCTGGGACATAAGCAAATACTGCGTCAGCAACTGTCCTTTGAATTGAACAGGAGCAGCAAATGTAATTCGAAAAATTTGGAATCAGCACTGGAAACTTTCAATaggttaatataaaaattgatttggaatgtgaatttttcgaacttttatgGCTTTGGAAgtatgttttttactttttttttcaaattattgtaTCTTCTAGGGCACTGTTGAACGAATTGGAACAACCAGAGACTTACGCGAAATTTATCTGTTCGGATCGTGGCAATCACTTGCTTATGGAATTTAACGAGTATCTCGCCTTTACAGGGTCTTATGAACCGCTTGAGCAAGTTTTCCTTACAACCAAAAGCTCACATCACATTGCGCTGTTTCTCTTCTTATTTACCATAGCGCATTTGCCACGCCTACAATTTGCGGTGAACACAAATAGCTTACTGGCGAAAAATGTGAAGGATTCCTTAGATGGCACACCACTTCTAGTGGGCTTACTAACTGTTTTACAACAGTTTCATAAAGACGTCAA
This window harbors:
- the LOC126761101 gene encoding WASH complex subunit homolog 5; its protein translation is MTDFLAENNACGQSLLHIVSVGNSIIAETLRLKDYIPDIYRLESKADVQKYSEIILDFSYLKIAEAQEQKIEENPELQDLDDEVRENYLDLLTRFYLAFESTHQYAVDLKQFIDELNRGYYIQQTLESVLQDVEGKQLMCEALYLFGTMLLLLDYHIPGIVRERLLISYYRYSAAKAQGDSNIDDVCMLLRSTGFVANNESSPYNAKLTTPSQYPVSYFSRFTFDQNFIDMVIGRLRCDDLYNQLAIYPHPDHRSTALSTQSAMLFVCLFFTPQTLHSQVAQMREIVDKFYADNWVVSIYMGVTVNLIDAWDEFKAAKAALAPVVDTGVKGFCLLHKEKMNKTLKQTQEILRAGVLNDDFVLQNITKIIPLMRQCNVLLRWYFTHTSKAVLVLTQNSQKTQQVEQLVCNELNYRKEQLLELLLDCSQLEAAVKDILRDLMNAKAERWSKFKHEALDRLKELGEAFGGSRPLSKIENNPQLKLWFSEITKEVEKLSAENVNFSGRTLIQLIQALEEVEEFHNLQANMQVKQYLLETREFLHRMIQIINIKEDILINMQLISDLSYAWRLLDRDFTVIMQDCIKKQPRSVIRLRAAFLKLASALEIPLLRINQEHSEDLVSVSNYYSTELANYMRKVLQIIPETMFSIMARIINLQTEVLLEIPTRLEKDKLKEYAQFEDRYTIAKLTHSIAIFTEGILMMKKTLVGVIELDPKQLLEDGIRKELVRHLANALNLGLIFTTTTKTKQQPIAELETKLLALAKIMDGYRRSFEYIQDYLKIHGLKILQEELTRIINYNVEKECNAFLRNKVQDWQSRYQSQTVPIPSFPPLQGDATKSNNFIGRLAHEILQCTDPKRTIFIELKATWYEKRAPHKEILNGCFFSKVREAIGPAGLVGLDRLYSYMFAAELKQNLEKMQKNLANDNMWLEALNSLSVELESKQFPDTNSSNPLKFYANYHNRWLKVWPTLLEWLLQLGHKQILRQQLSFELNRSSKCNSKNLESALETFNRALLNELEQPETYAKFICSDRGNHLLMEFNEYLAFTGSYEPLEQVFLTTKSSHHIALFLFLFTIAHLPRLQFAVNTNSLLAKNVKDSLDGTPLLVGLLTVLQQFHKDVKLLYLTYLCQYATVIVEANISAKSELSVEVTTALHFLQMFVRLAKLPRTVLTERCPTIILNQFEYLAISNKV
- the LOC126761115 gene encoding enoyl-CoA delta isomerase 2, with amino-acid sequence MTVSGINVEVQDKVLTISFDKPEKLNSIDRKGYRALGLVLRHAAKDDSVTIVVITGKGDFFTSGNDLSQVMDGSDIEAQIKEANDIFKEMVSALIECPKLTLALVNGPCIGIGATLAGLCDIVWCSSKAYFLTPFTKLGIVPESCSSYLFPLILGRSKANEMLLLSQKLSAQEAYNFNFVSRVFEDNTLDSHIWPAIRDFSELPPESMKISKSLIRMHEKEALYRALNAESEELNKRFTTEEFANALVAFGSRKNKSKL